In Stieleria varia, one genomic interval encodes:
- a CDS encoding RNA polymerase sigma factor → MSKTESSTNISLIARIQASEREEDAWIEFVERYGQRIFQWCEKRGLQPSDAEDVTQQVLIRIAKYLRNFRYDAKQSFRGYLQRMTGNAINDFFGRQHRQLPAEQPDSISWIDSVEAKSELLQQLSEVFDLELLEFAMTRVRSRVSDKRWRAWHETTIRGRENREVADELGMPLGSLYAAKNQVATQVRAEIEVLESADEEKLCADTPVD, encoded by the coding sequence ATGTCCAAAACGGAAAGCAGCACAAACATCAGTTTGATCGCCCGAATTCAGGCCAGTGAGCGGGAAGAGGATGCCTGGATAGAATTCGTTGAGCGTTACGGACAACGCATCTTTCAATGGTGCGAAAAACGTGGCCTGCAGCCCAGCGACGCCGAAGACGTGACCCAACAGGTCTTGATTCGCATTGCCAAGTACCTCCGAAATTTTCGGTATGACGCGAAGCAGAGTTTTCGCGGTTATCTGCAACGAATGACGGGAAATGCGATCAACGATTTCTTCGGTCGCCAGCATCGCCAGCTGCCTGCTGAGCAACCCGACAGCATTTCTTGGATTGATTCGGTCGAGGCCAAATCAGAATTGCTGCAACAATTGAGCGAAGTCTTCGACTTGGAGCTCTTAGAATTTGCCATGACACGCGTGCGGTCTCGGGTTTCCGACAAGCGGTGGCGTGCTTGGCACGAAACCACCATCCGAGGCCGCGAGAACAGAGAAGTCGCTGATGAATTAGGCATGCCATTGGGCTCGCTGTACGCTGCGAAGAATCAAGTCGCCACGCAGGTTCGTGCGGAGATCGAAGTGTTGGAATCAGCCGACGAAGAGAAACTTTGTGCCGATACGCCTGTGGATTGA
- a CDS encoding protein kinase domain-containing protein — protein sequence MARLVNAVHISNNASSAASENPLVPPEIDGYEIQALLGRGGMGAVYQAVQLDLQRNVAIKILDRIHCSDPEMLQKRFSREARITARLDHTSIVPVFNVGTDSSGRFFYTMRSVSGRTLSEIFRLARDEREGWNQSRALGVMVRVCQTIAFAHSQRIVHRDIKPSNVMVGDLGDVYVLDWGLAVELTNQRTNGMVAVDSNEANDPIDPKIANEVSFFDDEARQSQLDSETQGQSLVSTVFAPQIDHSRGGERSLLTIDGTVLGTPSYMSPEQASGNVSLIGTHSDIYSLGAILYELLAGCSPFHKERQSGGSRGVIAAVLQREPTSVLQFNREVAPGLLAICQKAMARSIDQRYESSRSMAEDLQAFLDQRVVQAYQTGAIAGVKLWIRRNRGLAAAVSLAFFFAIMGLTTTALVQWKAKKQLTEVNAEIQTTLVRESREKDRATAASHRAQSVLADMYTSRGLRLENESRHNESLLWYAEAAIEAENDPTRYNANLLRARNAAKQATVPVGAFMINADYLHDCHFLDDGRQLLIHAGDDVTIRDWSTPDSDPTYYAKCTAVCPNVRGDQVAVGRPDGRIEILGMPAATLQQELQMKSAVSALCHNESTSTWAFASGNQIRLWRSEQDDFFGGYGLVDGWIDSVTFSPDGKRLAVATKQHQAFVFEIDANGLSETPVLGPVPHRHIDHTGPPRGPVFFDRGSTLVCIPVEQQLSFWDIDSEPPSQPRVQNSQANYDADRIVSNLAADRFATISNHRMEVYHAGAKGVANRKPHSNAILAVALSSDGTLLTAGREGLAQLADFDTGDSLSGPMLHEHPVRGAAISNDARYLAMIEEKGLVRIWKRQSEKVVRRAFTHWGRAVRLSADGTLVSPGFWNEDSSPEALTLTRLRVVDARSGDRVGTAIDTPVPFRESCVCSGNEIVAIAWNRNELGFLAFFEIKTGKPVCEPLPMPTPILSIDAHPTAPQVAVLHHTGVQVIDLGSSQRLHERHHPKSDSYFNKIRYSRDGTKMLMHRDSHTIQVVDASSGASAPLLMQTDPASFIRTFETSSDDRWLAIGAVIEGRESAVVVFDLSTGRQVSELLRIPGGWFAIFDVAFSPDGKYVAAGGNAGEARCWDWQTGRPVCSAMTTDGEIFSLAFTPQGYLITVASRCHDVWDIRTGSRVLALHSDSSKSDYAESHCSAILTPDGNHLVGCNARSEMLGVTQLHQWLSVPQDTLGAFKLLGQLASSTDVNMGKAQFISSSRWFDHWKTLCRLPDSPQIQPDDWQALMTIYAMTGNWRSMIRLANEFPQSAVETAEHLMQARRWDEAIEVLNLAIERTPADSTLVAQRAKAFIGAGRYEQAAIDLQQSRANETWVIRDVYDQLRRQNLIAPAAQTGLMLLERETDDMLSVWQTLAPMLVFTDREEDYRTWSSRIASRFSDVSDPEIASTVCFSCALIPSTDILSVLPVDALVNEPADKRGPTVGGIWTTRALMAYRRGKLEQAKECLDQAIAHGPWHLQRSICMTLQAAVACASGRAEEAKEHFRNARIQLDNARRYAEDNRKWPNDLEVLVQEVSLQLDRAATITTTDRKGSG from the coding sequence GTGGCGCGGTTGGTAAACGCCGTCCACATTTCAAACAACGCGTCTTCTGCGGCGTCCGAGAACCCATTGGTTCCTCCCGAGATTGACGGCTACGAAATCCAAGCCCTGCTGGGTCGTGGCGGAATGGGGGCTGTTTATCAGGCTGTGCAGTTGGATTTACAGCGTAATGTTGCGATCAAAATTCTCGATCGGATTCATTGCAGCGATCCGGAGATGCTGCAAAAACGCTTTTCGAGAGAAGCACGCATCACGGCGAGATTGGATCACACCTCGATTGTCCCTGTCTTCAATGTTGGCACCGATTCATCGGGAAGATTCTTTTACACCATGCGAAGCGTGAGCGGACGCACCCTCTCCGAAATCTTTCGACTGGCAAGGGACGAACGCGAAGGTTGGAATCAATCTCGTGCGTTGGGCGTGATGGTGCGGGTTTGTCAAACCATCGCTTTCGCTCACAGCCAAAGGATTGTTCATCGTGACATAAAGCCATCGAATGTCATGGTGGGTGACCTGGGTGATGTTTATGTCTTGGACTGGGGGTTGGCGGTTGAATTAACGAATCAGCGCACCAATGGCATGGTAGCCGTTGATTCGAACGAGGCAAACGATCCGATTGACCCCAAGATCGCCAATGAGGTGAGTTTTTTTGACGATGAGGCTCGGCAATCCCAGCTCGACTCAGAGACTCAAGGTCAGTCGCTCGTGTCGACCGTCTTCGCGCCCCAGATCGATCACTCCCGGGGCGGTGAGCGAAGTCTGCTGACGATTGACGGCACCGTTCTAGGGACGCCGTCTTACATGTCTCCGGAGCAGGCTTCCGGGAATGTTTCACTGATTGGCACCCATTCGGACATCTATTCGCTCGGAGCCATCTTGTATGAATTGCTCGCCGGATGTTCCCCCTTTCACAAAGAAAGACAGTCTGGCGGGTCACGTGGCGTGATCGCCGCCGTTCTGCAACGCGAGCCCACAAGCGTTCTCCAATTCAATCGAGAGGTCGCACCCGGGCTGTTAGCGATTTGCCAAAAGGCGATGGCACGATCGATCGATCAACGCTACGAATCGTCACGTAGCATGGCGGAGGATCTCCAGGCATTCTTGGATCAACGAGTCGTGCAAGCCTATCAGACGGGCGCGATAGCTGGTGTCAAATTATGGATCCGTCGAAATCGTGGGCTCGCCGCTGCGGTATCACTGGCGTTCTTTTTTGCGATCATGGGGCTAACCACGACAGCACTGGTTCAATGGAAAGCAAAGAAGCAATTGACCGAGGTCAATGCCGAAATCCAAACCACGTTGGTCCGAGAATCCAGGGAAAAAGATCGAGCCACAGCAGCTTCGCATCGGGCTCAGAGCGTCTTGGCGGATATGTACACGTCGCGTGGGTTGCGATTGGAGAATGAATCTCGGCACAATGAATCCCTGCTTTGGTATGCGGAAGCGGCGATTGAGGCCGAGAATGATCCGACGAGATACAACGCTAATCTCCTCAGGGCTCGTAATGCGGCCAAACAAGCAACCGTCCCCGTCGGTGCTTTCATGATCAACGCAGATTACCTTCATGACTGTCATTTCCTCGACGATGGACGGCAATTATTGATTCATGCTGGTGACGACGTCACCATCAGGGACTGGTCGACACCTGATTCTGATCCGACTTATTACGCCAAGTGCACTGCGGTCTGCCCGAACGTTCGAGGCGATCAAGTTGCCGTCGGACGACCCGACGGCCGAATCGAAATTCTCGGAATGCCGGCCGCCACGCTGCAGCAAGAACTGCAGATGAAATCGGCAGTATCCGCGCTGTGCCACAACGAATCAACATCGACCTGGGCGTTCGCATCTGGCAATCAGATTCGTCTTTGGCGCAGCGAACAAGATGATTTTTTCGGTGGCTATGGACTAGTGGATGGATGGATCGATTCGGTCACGTTTTCCCCTGACGGAAAGCGGCTGGCGGTCGCGACCAAACAACACCAAGCATTCGTCTTTGAAATCGATGCAAACGGATTGAGCGAGACGCCTGTCCTCGGACCTGTCCCCCATCGACACATTGATCACACGGGACCACCTCGAGGACCGGTTTTTTTCGATCGCGGTAGCACACTGGTTTGCATCCCCGTCGAACAGCAACTTTCGTTTTGGGACATTGACTCAGAACCCCCCAGCCAACCTCGTGTGCAGAATTCCCAGGCTAATTACGATGCGGACCGTATCGTCAGCAACCTCGCTGCGGATCGATTTGCAACGATCTCCAACCATCGGATGGAAGTCTATCACGCCGGGGCCAAAGGTGTTGCCAATCGAAAGCCTCACTCGAATGCGATTTTGGCGGTTGCACTGAGCAGCGATGGCACACTGTTGACCGCGGGGCGTGAAGGGTTGGCTCAGTTAGCGGATTTTGATACGGGAGATTCACTCAGCGGGCCGATGCTGCACGAACATCCGGTACGTGGGGCCGCCATTTCGAATGATGCTCGCTATCTGGCGATGATCGAAGAAAAGGGATTGGTTCGGATTTGGAAACGGCAAAGTGAAAAGGTGGTACGCAGGGCATTCACTCATTGGGGCCGTGCGGTACGCTTGAGCGCAGATGGAACACTCGTTTCTCCTGGATTCTGGAACGAAGATTCATCGCCCGAAGCGTTGACGCTGACCCGTTTACGCGTGGTCGATGCGCGGTCCGGCGATCGGGTAGGCACGGCAATCGACACGCCGGTTCCCTTCCGGGAATCCTGCGTATGCTCGGGAAATGAAATCGTCGCGATCGCTTGGAACCGTAACGAGTTAGGCTTTCTCGCTTTCTTTGAAATCAAGACAGGTAAACCGGTTTGCGAACCACTGCCAATGCCGACCCCGATTCTGTCAATCGACGCTCATCCCACAGCTCCTCAGGTCGCCGTTCTGCATCATACAGGTGTGCAAGTCATTGACCTTGGTAGCAGCCAACGGCTTCACGAACGACATCACCCAAAATCGGATTCCTATTTCAACAAAATTCGATACAGTCGTGATGGCACCAAGATGCTCATGCACCGCGATTCCCACACGATTCAGGTCGTTGACGCCAGTAGCGGCGCATCCGCCCCGTTGCTGATGCAAACCGATCCTGCTTCTTTCATTCGCACCTTTGAAACTTCATCGGACGACCGTTGGCTTGCGATCGGAGCGGTCATCGAGGGACGTGAATCAGCCGTTGTGGTTTTTGATCTGAGCACTGGCCGCCAAGTCAGCGAACTGCTTCGGATCCCCGGCGGATGGTTCGCGATTTTCGACGTTGCCTTCAGTCCCGATGGAAAATACGTGGCGGCAGGCGGAAATGCGGGTGAGGCGAGGTGTTGGGACTGGCAAACGGGACGCCCAGTTTGCTCGGCGATGACAACCGATGGAGAAATCTTTAGCTTGGCGTTCACTCCCCAAGGTTACCTGATCACTGTTGCATCGCGGTGTCATGACGTTTGGGATATCCGAACCGGATCTCGGGTTCTCGCATTGCACAGCGATTCGTCAAAGAGCGACTATGCCGAGAGCCATTGCTCCGCGATCCTGACTCCCGATGGCAACCATTTGGTGGGGTGCAACGCGCGGAGCGAAATGCTCGGCGTGACGCAACTGCATCAATGGCTATCGGTGCCTCAAGACACCTTAGGGGCATTCAAACTATTGGGGCAGCTTGCCTCATCGACGGATGTGAACATGGGAAAAGCACAATTTATTTCATCCTCTCGATGGTTTGATCATTGGAAGACGCTGTGTCGCTTGCCGGACTCACCACAGATCCAACCGGATGACTGGCAAGCTCTAATGACGATCTATGCAATGACCGGCAATTGGCGGTCCATGATCCGGCTCGCCAATGAGTTTCCCCAAAGTGCGGTCGAAACTGCCGAACATCTCATGCAAGCGAGGCGATGGGACGAGGCCATCGAAGTACTGAATCTCGCCATTGAACGCACGCCAGCCGACAGTACCCTCGTCGCGCAACGAGCCAAAGCTTTCATCGGGGCCGGTCGATACGAGCAAGCCGCGATCGATTTGCAACAATCTCGAGCGAACGAAACCTGGGTGATACGAGATGTGTACGATCAGCTACGACGTCAAAACCTGATCGCGCCGGCTGCCCAGACCGGGCTGATGCTACTCGAACGCGAAACCGACGACATGTTATCTGTCTGGCAAACCCTTGCACCGATGCTTGTTTTCACAGACAGGGAAGAGGATTACCGAACTTGGTCGAGCCGAATCGCTTCGCGATTCTCAGATGTGTCGGATCCTGAGATCGCCTCGACCGTATGTTTTTCTTGTGCACTGATACCGAGTACCGACATCCTGTCCGTCTTGCCAGTCGATGCATTGGTTAATGAACCCGCCGACAAACGTGGACCGACCGTTGGTGGCATTTGGACAACCCGGGCACTGATGGCCTACCGGCGAGGAAAACTTGAGCAAGCCAAGGAGTGTTTGGATCAAGCGATCGCGCATGGTCCATGGCATTTGCAGCGTTCGATCTGCATGACCTTGCAAGCCGCCGTGGCTTGCGCTTCTGGTCGAGCCGAAGAGGCGAAGGAGCACTTTCGGAATGCGAGAATTCAGCTCGACAACGCAAGACGCTACGCCGAGGACAACCGAAAGTGGCCAAACGACCTTGAGGTCTTGGTTCAGGAAGTGTCCTTGCAACTGGATAGAGCAGCGACCATCACGACGACCGATCGAAAGGGCAGCGGTTGA
- a CDS encoding protein kinase domain-containing protein yields MTMDHCPSHDLLDAFLDAKLHPQQYHDMESHIETCVGCQETLNARCESHDTIATLHRSAKSQQGKGHWYLDRVERLAHALRQAETDDLAKLAQDSVTMRSVPTLTGYAIEGILGRGGMGIVLKARHQRMQRDVAIKVLPESAVRQPSFIGRFYREAQAVARLAHPNIVSAYDAGEQDGIHYLVMEFVDGHDLEEILKRQGPLALDDVLECMIQAAQGLAYAHGRGIIHRDIKPANLLLQPDGVIKILDMGLARMTELGLEGTDTNAQFTLAGQIMGTVDFMAPEQALDTRSADARADIYSLGCTMFRLLTGASPFPGDTVMKKLISHRDDAIPKLNEKRPDIPMAIDVILQKMMAKTPDQRYESMDEVISHLRTVRDEETGLGVPNLVGLAEQANRIGATQVDDFVESYGETQTCAGSASTLTEHYSISAEGYPNVDAATSEPVTSLPETDSEGNDQHHRWPSIVAMLGGIPLLVAAVVLLIQTPHGVLKIEIEDPSIEVSVGADERLRVTGSHGEFQVVPGPHRLQIMVGDQTFQTKEFTIGKGDDVALRIAMIDNQKVRIIRDGKSIEELKISNSLELKSISDAASLPSQISASDGTNRPPSPNSDRESLMVMSDEYPGNHALWLSVRNEHYVDVPTLTASTVWDRFQKTGASTLEIWIQRDRKGMDVHEAYLGIQHFAINSAPGSGFIADGEASGRGAPSIRFRDLYGPLWHQEQASRWMHVAAVDELEKQRRLYINGKLVGSGPSDSDWGAGGGGKWQTTMKLGATMVGAIGEARISMNARYHDDFVPEFNFKSDEHTLALYHVNEGSGDILHDSSGNEHHGKIIGAKWLTLSPH; encoded by the coding sequence ATGACCATGGATCACTGTCCCAGTCACGATCTGCTCGACGCATTTCTCGACGCGAAGCTCCATCCGCAACAATATCACGACATGGAGTCTCATATTGAGACTTGTGTTGGGTGTCAAGAGACGCTCAACGCGCGTTGTGAGTCTCACGACACCATTGCAACACTTCACCGATCCGCGAAGTCGCAGCAAGGTAAAGGGCACTGGTATTTGGATCGCGTTGAGCGTTTGGCACATGCATTGAGGCAAGCGGAGACCGATGACCTTGCCAAATTGGCTCAGGATTCGGTCACGATGAGATCAGTGCCAACGCTGACCGGTTACGCAATCGAGGGGATCTTAGGGCGTGGCGGGATGGGGATCGTGCTCAAAGCACGGCACCAACGAATGCAACGCGACGTCGCGATCAAAGTTCTGCCAGAAAGCGCCGTTCGGCAGCCATCGTTTATTGGTCGTTTTTATCGTGAGGCTCAAGCGGTAGCCAGATTGGCTCACCCTAACATCGTTTCGGCTTACGATGCTGGTGAACAAGATGGAATCCACTACCTCGTCATGGAGTTCGTCGATGGGCACGATCTTGAGGAAATCCTTAAACGGCAAGGTCCATTGGCGTTGGATGATGTCCTCGAGTGCATGATTCAAGCCGCGCAAGGTTTGGCGTACGCGCATGGTCGAGGCATCATTCATCGCGATATCAAACCTGCCAATTTATTGCTGCAGCCCGATGGTGTCATCAAAATCTTGGATATGGGCTTGGCGCGTATGACTGAATTGGGACTTGAGGGCACCGACACGAATGCTCAATTCACACTTGCCGGCCAGATCATGGGCACGGTCGACTTCATGGCACCCGAACAGGCACTCGACACCCGATCGGCAGACGCCCGCGCCGACATCTACAGTCTCGGCTGCACCATGTTTCGGTTGCTCACGGGCGCCAGTCCCTTTCCAGGCGATACCGTGATGAAGAAACTCATCTCACATCGAGATGATGCGATACCCAAATTGAACGAGAAGCGGCCCGACATCCCAATGGCAATCGATGTGATCCTTCAAAAGATGATGGCCAAGACCCCGGATCAACGATATGAGTCGATGGACGAGGTGATCTCTCATTTGCGTACCGTGCGCGACGAAGAAACGGGCCTGGGCGTCCCTAATTTGGTCGGCCTGGCTGAACAAGCCAACCGGATCGGAGCAACTCAAGTTGACGATTTTGTCGAATCCTACGGTGAAACTCAGACTTGTGCTGGCTCAGCTTCGACGTTGACGGAACATTACTCGATCAGTGCAGAGGGATATCCAAATGTCGATGCCGCAACGAGCGAACCGGTAACCAGCTTGCCTGAAACCGATTCTGAAGGAAACGACCAACATCACCGCTGGCCATCGATTGTCGCGATGTTAGGTGGTATTCCCCTGCTTGTCGCCGCCGTTGTCTTGCTCATCCAAACACCGCACGGAGTCCTGAAGATCGAGATCGAAGATCCGTCCATTGAAGTTTCTGTCGGTGCTGACGAACGACTTCGTGTCACGGGAAGCCATGGCGAGTTCCAGGTCGTGCCGGGACCACATCGTTTGCAAATCATGGTAGGCGATCAAACCTTTCAAACCAAAGAATTCACAATCGGCAAAGGGGATGACGTCGCTCTTCGCATTGCGATGATCGACAATCAGAAGGTACGAATCATCCGTGATGGAAAGTCTATCGAAGAGCTTAAGATATCGAATTCTTTGGAGCTGAAATCTATAAGCGACGCCGCTTCGCTGCCTTCCCAAATCTCTGCTTCCGATGGAACCAATCGTCCACCAAGCCCCAATAGCGACCGCGAATCGCTGATGGTTATGTCAGACGAATATCCCGGAAACCACGCCTTGTGGCTGAGCGTCAGGAACGAACATTACGTCGATGTGCCGACGCTGACGGCGAGTACAGTCTGGGATCGTTTTCAGAAAACGGGAGCGTCGACATTGGAGATATGGATCCAACGCGACCGCAAAGGGATGGATGTGCACGAAGCATATCTTGGCATCCAGCACTTCGCGATCAACAGCGCTCCAGGATCCGGCTTCATCGCGGACGGCGAAGCGTCCGGACGTGGGGCTCCTTCGATTCGCTTTCGTGACCTCTACGGGCCACTCTGGCACCAAGAGCAAGCCTCCCGTTGGATGCATGTCGCCGCCGTCGACGAGTTGGAGAAGCAACGGCGGTTGTACATCAATGGAAAACTTGTAGGAAGCGGACCATCGGATTCCGATTGGGGCGCCGGTGGCGGAGGCAAGTGGCAAACCACGATGAAACTGGGGGCAACGATGGTGGGAGCGATCGGTGAAGCCCGAATCTCGATGAACGCCAGGTACCACGACGACTTTGTCCCCGAATTCAATTTTAAAAGCGACGAACACACTCTTGCCTTGTACCATGTGAATGAAGGCAGCGGAGACATTCTGCATGATTCGTCAGGAAACGAGCATCATGGAAAAATCATTGGGGCTAAATGGCTCACCTTATCCCCACATTGA